CCTCGTCGATGGTCAGGCTCGGCGCCACCTTGCGCCAGGCCTCCAGGGCCGCTTCGGTGTCCGCGCGGGTGAAGCCATGCATGGTGGCGGCGAACAGCGCCCCGCTGCCCCGGCACTCGGGGCCGATGCAGGCGGGCACCCGGGTGATCGCCGAGAAGTCGCCCTGCAGGCGATCCAGGGCGGCCCGGGCGCCGTCCCAGCCATCGCCGAGCAGGCCCCCGAGGTAGGTCACCATGCCCGTCTCGCCATCCTGCCAGGCCAGGGTCAGGCGCTCCCAGATGTCCTCCGGGCCGATCTCGCCCCTTGCCCGCAGGCTGGCGAAGAGGGGGTCGCAGGCATCCGGCTGGGAGTGACCGACCGCCCACAGTCGGCGGCCGCCCTCGGCGGCCACCTGGGGCGCCTCGTCCAGCAGGGCGGTATAGTAATGGCACTGGCGTACGGTGCCCGAGGGCTCGCCGTCGGCCACGGCGAGCAGGCGCCGGTAGCGGCCGGCCTCGCCATAGGCCGAGATGGCCTGGCCGCGCATCCAGCCGGCCAGCGGCGAGTCGGCATGGCGTTCGAGGAAGGCCTCCACCTCGCCGGGCTCGGCGGCGGGCAGGCGCGCCTTGAGGCGGTGGTAGTCGACATAGCCGGCCAGGACATGGTCATCGATGGCGGCCCGGTCGATGGCCGCCCAGCGGTGTTGGCGCGCCGCCTGGAGCGCATCGCGCATGGCGCTGTCGCCGGGCTCGGCGTGGACGGCCGCTGGCAGGCAGAGCAGGGCGGCGGTCAGCAGGGGCTTCCAGGGAACAAGGGGTAACCTTGGCATCGTGTCGCCTCGTGGGTTGTGCTGGCGTGGTCCGGTGGACAGGGCCACCATGGTCGCCCATGGCGGGAGGCTTGAGTAGTGTCGTCGCTGGCCGACGCCCCACGACTCTCTTATCGTTTAGCGGCAATCCCCGTTGCCGGCAAGGAGAACGAGATGGCTGGTTTCAATGGTCTGGCGCTGCTCCAGCGCCTCAAGCACCGCTCCCGGGCGCTGGGACAGATGCGCCGCGCCCTGCGCCTGTTCGGCCCGATGCTGGCCGACGTGGTCCGCGGCCGCTACCGGCCGGTGCCCTGGTCGGCGCTGCTGTGGATGCTCGCGGCCCTGGCCTATCTGCTCTCGCCGCTGGACCTGATTCCCGATGTCCTGCTGCTGTTGGGCCTGGCGGACGACGTGGTGGTGGTCGGCTGGCTGCTGACCCGCGTCGACCGGAGCCTGGCCGACTATCGCGTCTGGAAGGAGGGCGACGACGACGCGGCACTGCCCTGAGGCTGTCCATCGACTACCTGCGCACCGCCCGGGTGGTGCCGACCCTGGCACGCTGCGAGCTGCTGCGCGAGGGGCGGCGCCTGGCCAATGTCCGGGTGTGGGCCTGGCAGGACGACGAGGCCGCGCCGGTGGCCACGGCGCGGCTGCACTTCGTGCTCGGCGATCCGGTCGCGGGCGATGCTTGAAAATCCCGCGGCGGTCCCCATATCGACGAAAGCCACTAACCGGTGGCAACGCCACCGCCGTTTCGTCGACAAGGGGTCCGAGACACATGACCACTGCCACCCATGAAGAGACCCTCGGCTTCCAGACCGAGGTCAAGCAACTGCTCCACCTGATGATCCACTCCCTGTATTCCAACAGGGAGATCTTCCTGCGCGAGCTGATCTCCAATGCCGCGGACGCCTGCGACAAGCTGCGCTACCAGGCCCTGGACAACGATGCCATCTACGAGGGTGACAGCGAGCTGCGCATCGAGATCGAGCACGACGCCGAGGCCGGCACCGTCACCGTGCGCGACAACGGCATCGGCATGAGCCGCGACGAGGTGATCGAGAACCTCGGCACCATCGCCCGCAGCGGCACCGCCGAGTTCCTCAAGCAGCTCTCCGGCGAGCAGCAGAAGGATGCCCGGCTGATCGGCCAGTTCGGCGTCGGCTTCTATTCCGGCTTCATCGTCGCCGACGACATCACGGTGCGCACCCGCAAGGCGGGCGCCGACCTGGGCGAGGGCGTCGAATGGCACTCCAGGGGCGAGGGCGAGTTCACCGTGGCCGACCTCGACCGCGAGGCTCACGGCACCGAGATCGTCCTGCACCTCAAGGAGGATGCCCGTGAGTTCGCCGACGACTTCCGCCTGCAGAGCCTGGTGCGCAAGTACTCCGACCACATCGAGGTGCCGGTGCGCATGCCGAAGGTCGAGAAGGCCCGCGACGAGGACGGCAACGAGATCGAGGGCAGCGAGACCGTCTCCTGGGAGACCGTCAACGAGGCCACCGCGCTGTGGGTGCGCCCCAAGAGCGAGCTCACCGACGACGAGTACAAGGCCTTCTACAAGCACGTGGCCCACGACTTCTCGGACCCGCTGACCTGGAGCCACAACAAGGTCGAGGGCAAGCTCGAGTACACCAGCCTGCTCTACGTGCCGGGCCGCGCCCCCTTCGACCTCTACGAGCGCGACGGCGCCCGGGGCGTGAAGCTCTACGTGCAGCGCGTCTTCATCATGGACGACGCCGAGCAGTTCCTGCCGCTCTACCTGCGCTTCATCAAGGGCGTGCTGGACACCCGTGACCTGTCGCTGAACGTCTCCCGCGAGCTGCTGCAGCAGGACCCGCAGGTCGAGAAGATCAAGTCGGCGTTGACCAAGCGCTCCCTGGACATGCTCAAGAAGCTGGCCAAGGACGGCGAGGCCTACCAGACCTTCTGGAACACCTTCGGCAGCGTGCTCAAGGAGGGGCCGGCGGAGGACTACGCCAACCGCGAGAAGGTCGCCGGCCTGCTGCGCTTCTCCAGTACCCACACCGACAGCGCCACCCAGGACCAGTCGCTGGCCGACTATGTCTCGCGCATGAAGGACGGCCAGGAGAAGATCTACTACATCGTCGCCGACGGCTTCAACGCCGCCAAGTCGAGCCCGCATCTGGAGATCTTCCGCAAGAAGGGCATCGAGGTGCTGCTGCTCCACGACCGCATCGACGAGTGGCTGATGAGCCACCTCACCGAGTTCGAGGGCAAGGCGTTCGTCGACGTGGCCAAGGGCGACCTGGACCTCGGCGAGATCGAGGACGAGGACGAGAAGCAGGCCCAGGAGGAGACCGCCAAGGCCAAGCAGGACCTGGTCAAGCGCGTCAAGGAAGCGCTCGGCGACGAGGTCCAGGAGGTCAAGGTGACCCATCGCCTGACCGATTCCCCGGCCTGCGTGGTGCTGCCCGAGCACGAGATGGGCTACCAGATGCGCCGCATCATGGAGGCCGCCGGCCAGCCGCTGCCGGAGGTCAAGCCGATCCTCGAGCTCAACCCCGAGCACGCCCTGGTGGCGCGCCTGGAGAGCGTCGAGGGCGACGGCTTCGGTGACCTGGCGCGGATCCTGCTCGACCAGGCGATCATCGCCGAAGGTGGGCATCTCGACGACCCGGCCGCCTACGTGCGGCGCCTCAACGCCCTGTTGAGCGCCTGACGACCCCGCCGACGACGCCATCCACCGATGGCGTCCCCCGCCAGCCGCCGGCCGCCCCCAGGGGCGGCCGGCGCGCGTTCAGGGTGCGTTCCAGTCGCCATGATACCGGGTCTCGCAGCGCGAGACCCGGTATTCCAGCGCATCGCCCTGCAGTCCCCCGTTGGCCAGGCCACCTGCCTCGGAGAGGGCTCCGGGAGTGGCGAATTCCGGCTGTGCCCGATCGTTCCCCTTGACGTCTACGTCAACCTGGGCGTTGTTTTTCAAGACGATAACGACGCCGTCACCGGACGCTATCACCACCGTCATATGGCTTGAGAATCCTTAGCATCTCAGGTATCACTGTCCGGCCTGGTTTATGCAAAATCTAAATACTATAGCGGGAGATCCATCGTGAAGATTGGTGCACCCAAGGAGCGTGCATCCGGGGAGGCGCGTGTCGCGTTGACCCCGGAGAGCGCGCAGCAGATCCGGAAGCTGGGACACGAATGCCTGGTCGAGGCCGGGGCCGGTGAGGCCGCGGGCTTCGACGACGCCGCCTACCGGGAGGCCGACGTTACCGTCATCGACGGTACCGAGGCCCTCTGGGAGGCGGCCGACGTCGTCATCAAGGTCCGCGAGCCCTCCGAGGAGGAGGCCGGCTACCTGCGCAAGGGACAGACCCTGATTTCCTTCTTCTGGCCGGCCCAGAACGAGGCGCTGCTCGAGCAGTGCCGCGACAAGGGCGCCAGCGTCATCGCCATGGACATGGTGCCGCGGATCTCGCGGGCCCAGAAGATGGATGCCCTGTCCTCCACCGCCAACATCGCCGGCTACCGGGCGGTCATCGAGGCCGGCAACCAGTTCGGGCGCTTCTTCACCGGCCAGGTCACCGCCGCCGGCAAGGTGCCGCCGGCCAAGGTGCTGATCGTCGGCGCCGGCGTGGCGGGTCTCTCCGCCATCGGCACCGCGGCCAGCCTCGGCGCCGTGGTGCGGGCCTTCGACGTGCGCCCCGAGGTGGCCGAGCAGATCGAGTCCATGGGCGCCGAGTTCCTGTTCCTCGACTTCGAGGACAGCCAGGACGGCTCCGGGAGCGGCGGCTATGCGGCGCCGTCGAGCCCCGAGTTCCGCGAGAAGCAACTGGCGCTGTTCCGCGAGCAGGCCCCGGACATCGACATCGTCATCACCACGGCGTTGATCCCCGGTCGGCCGGCGCCCAAGCTGTGGCTCGAGGACATGGTCAAGGCCATGAAGCCGGGCTCGGTGATCGTCGACCTGGCCGCCGAGAAGGGCGGCAACTGCGACCTGACGGTGCCGGACCAGCGCATCGTCACCGACAACGGCGTGATCGTGGTCGGCTACACCGACTTCCCGTCGCGCATGGCGACCCAGGCCTCGCTGCTGTATGCCACCAACATCCGGCACATGCTGACCGACCTGACGCCCGAGAAGGATGGTGTCCTCGACTACGACATGGATGACGACGTCATCCGCGGCGCCACGGTGACCCACGAGGGCGAGATCACCTTCCCGCCGCCGCCGCCCAAGGTGCAGGCCATCGCCGCGGCCAAGCCCAAGCCCAAGGAGAAGGAGCCCACGCCGGAGGAGAAGAAGGCCGCCGAGCATGCCGCCTTCCTGGCCCAGACCAAGCGTCAGGCCACCCTGCTCGGCGTGGGCGGCGCCCTGATGCTGCTGCTCGGCCAGGTGGCGCCGGCCTCCTTCATGCAGCACTTCATCGTCTTCGCCCTGGCCTGCTTCGTCGGCTTCCAGGTGATCTGGGGCGTCAGCCACTCGCTGCATACCCCGCTGATGGCGGTGACCAACGCCATCTCCGGGATCATCGTGCTGGGGGCGGTGCTGCAGATCGGTTCGGGCAGCCTCCTGGTGGGGCTGCTGTCGGCGATCTCGGTGCTGATCGCCACCATCAATATCGTGGGCGGCTTCCAGGTGACACGCCGGATGCTCGCCATGTTCCAGAAATCCTGAGCGGCGGAGACCAAGAGATGTTGAGTCAAGGATTCGTATCTGCCGCCTCGATCGCGGCGAGTGTACTGTTCATCCTCTCACTGGGGGGGCTGAGCAACCAGGAGAAGGCCAAGCGGGCGGTGTGGTACGGCATCATCGGCATGGCCGTGGCCGTCTTCTTCACCGCCTTGGGGCCGGGCATCGGCGGCTACTGGTGGATGCTGCCGATGATGATCATCGGCGCGATCATCGGCGTCTACGTGGCCAAGAAGGTCGAGATGACCGAGATGCCGCAGCTGGTGGCGGCGCTGCACAGCTTCGTCGGCCTGGCGGCGGTGTTCGTCGGCTTCAACGCCGACCTCGAGCGTCGCCGGGTGCTGGCCAGCCAGCTCGCCGAGCAGGGCGCCGAGGGCTTCTCCGCCTTCGCCGCCCTGGTGGCGCACAAGACCCCGGCCGAGCTGACCTTCCTGCAGATCGAGGTGGTGCTGGGCGTGTTCATCGGCGCGGTGACCTTCACCGGCTCGGTGATCGCCTTCGGCAAGCTCGCCGGCAAGGTGGACGGCAAGCCCCGTCAGCTGCCCGGCGGCCATCTGCTCAACGCCGCCGCCGCAGGCCTGTCCGTGGTGCTGGCGATGCTCTACCTCAACGGCGCCGGCTTCTGGACCCTGTTGCTGCTGGCGGCCCTGGCGTTCTTCATCGGCTATCACCTGATCATGGGCATCGGCGGCGCCGACATGCCGGTGGTGGTGTCGATGCTCAACAGCTACTCCGGCTGGGCGGCGGCGGCCATCGGCTTCACCCTGTCCAATGACCTGCTGATCGTCACCGGCGCCCTGGTGGGCTCCTCCGGTGCCATCCTCTCCTACATCATGTGCAAGGCGATGAACCGCAACTTCGTCAACGTGATCCTGGGGGGCTTCGGCGGCAGCCAGGGCCCGGCCGCGGAGATCGAGGGCGAGCAGGTGGCCATCGACACCAATGGGGTGGCCAGCGCGCTCAACGACGCCGACAGCGTGATCATCGTGCCGGGCTACGGCATGGCGGTGGCCCAGGCCCAGAACGCGGTCAGCGAGCTGACCCGCAAGCTGCGCAGCGCCGGCAAGAACGTGCGCTTCGGCATCCACCCGGTGGCCGGCCGCCTGCCGGGCCACATGAACGTGCTGCTCGCCGAGGCCAGGGTGCCCTACGACATCGTGCTGGAGATGGACGAGATCAACGACGACTTCGCCGACACCGACGTGGTGATCGTCATCGGCTCCAACGACATCGTCAACCCGGCCGCCCAGGAAGATCCCAACAGCCCGATCGCCGGCATGCCGGTGCTGAAGGTCTGGGAAGCCAAGCAGGTGTTCGTCTGCAAGCGCGGCCAGGGCACCGGCTACTCGGGTATCGAGAACCCGCTGTTCTTCAAGGAGAACACCCGGATGCTTTACGGTGATGCCCGCAACAGCATCGATGCCCTGGTGCCGATGATCGACTGAGCGCTACCGGGCCGGCCCCGCCGGCCCGGATCCCGCCACACCCAACGCCCCGAATCGGGGCGTTTTTCGTTACACTCCACGAACCATTCCACTTTCCGGGGCGACCATGTCCGATGATCGCAACAGGGTGGCGGTGCTCGGCGGCGGCAGCTTCGGCACCGCGCTTGCCAGCATCGCCGCCGACAACGGCTTCGCAGTACGCCAGTGGCTGCGCGACCCCGCGCTGGCGGCGCAGATCAACCGCGAACACCGCAACGGCCGTTACCTGCCGACCTACGCCATCAACCCCGCCGTCGAGGCCTCCACGGACCTCGGCGAGGTGCTCCCGGGCGCGGGCCTGGTGCTGGTGGCGATCCCCTCCGCGGCGTTCCGCGAGGTGGTGCGCCAGGCACGCCCCTGGCTCGACGCCGAGCAGATCCTGGTCAGCACCACCAAGGGCATCCAGGAGGAGGGCTTCAAGCTGATGAGCCAGATCCTCGAGGAGGAGACCGGCTTTCCCCACATTGGCGTGCTGTCCGGGCCCAATCTGGCCTCTGAGGTCGCCGAGCGTCAGCTCACCGCCACCGTGATCGCCAGCCACGATCCGCTGACCCGTACCCGAGTGCAGACCGCGCTGGGCTGCG
The Halomonas sp. M4R1S46 DNA segment above includes these coding regions:
- a CDS encoding YkvA family protein, with translation MAGFNGLALLQRLKHRSRALGQMRRALRLFGPMLADVVRGRYRPVPWSALLWMLAALAYLLSPLDLIPDVLLLLGLADDVVVVGWLLTRVDRSLADYRVWKEGDDDAALP
- the htpG gene encoding molecular chaperone HtpG gives rise to the protein MTTATHEETLGFQTEVKQLLHLMIHSLYSNREIFLRELISNAADACDKLRYQALDNDAIYEGDSELRIEIEHDAEAGTVTVRDNGIGMSRDEVIENLGTIARSGTAEFLKQLSGEQQKDARLIGQFGVGFYSGFIVADDITVRTRKAGADLGEGVEWHSRGEGEFTVADLDREAHGTEIVLHLKEDAREFADDFRLQSLVRKYSDHIEVPVRMPKVEKARDEDGNEIEGSETVSWETVNEATALWVRPKSELTDDEYKAFYKHVAHDFSDPLTWSHNKVEGKLEYTSLLYVPGRAPFDLYERDGARGVKLYVQRVFIMDDAEQFLPLYLRFIKGVLDTRDLSLNVSRELLQQDPQVEKIKSALTKRSLDMLKKLAKDGEAYQTFWNTFGSVLKEGPAEDYANREKVAGLLRFSSTHTDSATQDQSLADYVSRMKDGQEKIYYIVADGFNAAKSSPHLEIFRKKGIEVLLLHDRIDEWLMSHLTEFEGKAFVDVAKGDLDLGEIEDEDEKQAQEETAKAKQDLVKRVKEALGDEVQEVKVTHRLTDSPACVVLPEHEMGYQMRRIMEAAGQPLPEVKPILELNPEHALVARLESVEGDGFGDLARILLDQAIIAEGGHLDDPAAYVRRLNALLSA
- a CDS encoding Re/Si-specific NAD(P)(+) transhydrogenase subunit alpha, whose protein sequence is MKIGAPKERASGEARVALTPESAQQIRKLGHECLVEAGAGEAAGFDDAAYREADVTVIDGTEALWEAADVVIKVREPSEEEAGYLRKGQTLISFFWPAQNEALLEQCRDKGASVIAMDMVPRISRAQKMDALSSTANIAGYRAVIEAGNQFGRFFTGQVTAAGKVPPAKVLIVGAGVAGLSAIGTAASLGAVVRAFDVRPEVAEQIESMGAEFLFLDFEDSQDGSGSGGYAAPSSPEFREKQLALFREQAPDIDIVITTALIPGRPAPKLWLEDMVKAMKPGSVIVDLAAEKGGNCDLTVPDQRIVTDNGVIVVGYTDFPSRMATQASLLYATNIRHMLTDLTPEKDGVLDYDMDDDVIRGATVTHEGEITFPPPPPKVQAIAAAKPKPKEKEPTPEEKKAAEHAAFLAQTKRQATLLGVGGALMLLLGQVAPASFMQHFIVFALACFVGFQVIWGVSHSLHTPLMAVTNAISGIIVLGAVLQIGSGSLLVGLLSAISVLIATINIVGGFQVTRRMLAMFQKS
- a CDS encoding NAD(P)(+) transhydrogenase (Re/Si-specific) subunit beta → MLSQGFVSAASIAASVLFILSLGGLSNQEKAKRAVWYGIIGMAVAVFFTALGPGIGGYWWMLPMMIIGAIIGVYVAKKVEMTEMPQLVAALHSFVGLAAVFVGFNADLERRRVLASQLAEQGAEGFSAFAALVAHKTPAELTFLQIEVVLGVFIGAVTFTGSVIAFGKLAGKVDGKPRQLPGGHLLNAAAAGLSVVLAMLYLNGAGFWTLLLLAALAFFIGYHLIMGIGGADMPVVVSMLNSYSGWAAAAIGFTLSNDLLIVTGALVGSSGAILSYIMCKAMNRNFVNVILGGFGGSQGPAAEIEGEQVAIDTNGVASALNDADSVIIVPGYGMAVAQAQNAVSELTRKLRSAGKNVRFGIHPVAGRLPGHMNVLLAEARVPYDIVLEMDEINDDFADTDVVIVIGSNDIVNPAAQEDPNSPIAGMPVLKVWEAKQVFVCKRGQGTGYSGIENPLFFKENTRMLYGDARNSIDALVPMID